From Osmerus eperlanus chromosome 16, fOsmEpe2.1, whole genome shotgun sequence:
GTAGGCTTCCTGTACTGCCCCCTCCTGGCTGGAGGCTTCAGAGGGTGCCAGCTCCTTCTTTATCCTTACCTTCACACAACATATGAACCTCCCTGGGTTTGAGATAAGGGACATTTTCACGTTATTAACCAGACATATTACTCCTGTCCGGGACACAGAACCCATTAGATGCTTTACTCCCTATGATCTTGTCATGTTTTCTTTAATTCCTTTAACTTCCTTaggctattaaccaaacattgttTTGGACTGAATGAATGATACATTTGGTTTGAATGTTAAACATGCACACCTCCAGAGATGCTCCGCTCCTCTGGCTGAGTGGGTGTGACCTCCATGGGTTTACTGGTATCCATGGGTACAGGAGTCCAGTCCATAGATGACAAACCCTGAAGGCATTCAGCTCCTGTACCCTCCCCactgctccctctctcacctgaaCCTGATGCTCCTCCTTTCTCATCCTTCCTTTCGTGATTGACATACATTTGTCCTCCTTCCTTGTCAACCATGGCtgcgcccctctcctcctcccctgtctcctcaaCCATggccgcccctctctcctcccctgtctcaaccatggctgcccctctctcctcccctgtctcaaccatggctgcccctctctcctcccctgtctcaaccatggctgcccctctctcctcccctgtctcaaccatggctgcccctctctcctcccctgtctcaaccatggctgcccctctctcctcccctgtctcaaccatggccgcccctctctcctcccctgtctcaaccatggccgcccctctctcctcccctgtaccTCCTCTTCTGTCGGTTACGTCATAAACAGGTTTACTCTGTCCCCTAGCCTCTAGTAGTTCCTTCAGGGCTCCAATGTAGTTGTCTTCCTTTACCTCGCTCTTCCCCAGGAACTCACACAGGACCTGCAGGGCCCTTTTAGCTGCCTGCTGTTGTGCCTGCTTCTTTTTATTGGAGCCCTCTATAAGGAAAAACAAGTTTCCatgtaaaaaaattaatctataaAGTGACAAACAAATGTGTCATTTTATTGAAAGTTATCTTTCAAACATGATATTGTGTGTAACCACAATAGAAAGGTTTGGTGATTGTCACAATACCTTGGTCATGATAGGTAATGGGTCCACTGAATTTGAGGGTGCAGCCGGTGGATTGGCTGATCTCCTGTGGAAGCGGGACATCCCTTCTCTGACAATACTGCAGAGCTGTCTCCTTATAGGACAAACCTGAGGAAACTAGGGACAGTAGGGATCTGCTGGTAAAGAACTGTGAATAAACAAGGGCATGACTATATGACACGCTGGCTGATGTTTTCATGAAAGTCTACTAACCCTGCAGACCAAGCAATAGGGCTAATTTCATATATGCAGATTTCACAGCCTCCCCTTCATGGCCCTCTTCACAGATGTCATGGTTGAGGTCCACGGTGACACTTCCATAGAAGGACAAACCTGCAGAGTCACGTGACAGAGAACCTATTGATGTTAAGTGAATTGTGCTCAATTTAAACAAGGTTGTTGAGAAGAATTGTACCTGTGCCTGAGAGATTTCTTAATTTATTGGATGGCATGTTGGaggcctccccctccacctggtcTTTGGCTAGTTGGCTGAGGTCTGCAGTCTGATTGGGTGGCATGTTGGaggcctccccctccacctggtcattggctggctgactgaggtCTGCAGTCTGATTGGGTAGGCCACTAAGAGCCTTTTTTGCCACTTCCTGGTGTGCTCTCTTTATACTTCCACAAACTGTAGAACCAGTAAATGCCTGACCATTGACCTTCACAATGCCTCTGTATCctgaacacacaaatacaaaaccCAAGGTTGAGTCGAAAAGGCCTATTGTCCCTTGACTGGAAGATGAATGTCTCAGGCCTCATCTTGCGtgtgtccttctgtgtgtgtgtgtgtgtgtgtgtgtgtgtgtgtgtgtgtgtatgtgtcaggtgATTTACCAGCGGATTCTCTACGCTCAGAGAATATCGGTTCAGGCCATCCACGTTTCCTGGTCTCCTCAAATAGATGGTTTTTAAACATCAAGATACCTGCACCGAACTCAAAatctgcaacacaaacacacatttcggTGTCCTTTCACAGTGAGAGTTTTCTATGCAGAGGCTAAAAATAATTTGAATGGTTTTCCCTTACCTGGAGAGTTCTGCTCCAGTACGTCCActctgcctgtgagtgtgtttatctGTTGTCCGTGCTGCTCCACAGTTTTTTGcacctccctcagcctgtcccACTGGGGTGCCAGACTCTGCGCCAGGTCCTTGTTCTCCTCCAGGAACACCCTCAACCCCTGCAGCTCCTCCtgctgtgaaacacacacatgaccttTGTGACtcttgtcatgtgtgtgtgtgtgtttctttacaGGCCAGATCTTATTGTGGGTGTGTCTACCATGGAGATACAGGTGTGGTATACGTCTGACTTTATTTAACTTACAGTCAGAGCCTTTTCTCTGTCCTCTTCATAGCATTTAGACAGGGACTCCAACTGATCCTTCAGGATCTGTTGCTCTTGACCGAGGAACTTTTGCAACTTTAGGATATTCTCTGAATGCTTGTCACCAGCACTGGTATGACCTTGTGCTCTTCCTTTGGTGAGCTCAGGGATCAGACTGAAGTCTATATTCTGGAGCTGAAACAAGTTATCATACATTCAGTGACTCCAGTTAGAAGATATGCTCACTTTTTCTGTTTCAGATAGTTTTTTCTACTTTGTaattgatctctctctcacacacacacacacacctggttgaTATCGTCATCCAATGCTCTGATGTTGGGTGCCTTTCCTTCCAGTGCTCTACCAAGTTCTCTGATTCGCTGAAGGTAAACCTCTAGCTCCTCCCTCTTCACACGCCAGGAAGATGTATGCATGACCCGGTTCCTCACATTGGTTACCTGCAAGACTGTCTTCACAATGTAAAAGTCAACATGATGTTTATAGATGCTTACCGGAAACTAAATGCTTAACTGAGAGTAAAAAATAAGTATTTGTAGCTTGGGAATATttatgtgtgtacttgtgctgGTGTGAAACTTATTGGTATTTACTTGTTTGATATTTTTGCCCACCCACTGGAAGTGGTTGCAGTTGGTCATGAGATTCAGGAAAGCAGAGATATCAAACTGGTCAACAGACGTGTGCTTGTCATTGCCACGAGCCATGTAGACCTAACAATGCAATAACACATACAATGAATGTACACACCCAGACATTAATCGAATAAGTGTGGGCCACAGTAGTAATTCAGTACTTACTTTAGCCACCTCCCATTTTTCTTCTGGCCAGAGATAGGGTTTACAATTATTCCAGAACAGCGGACCTTTGGAGTTTGCCAGGATCTCATCTTTCCAAGGCTTACAGTGCTCACAAACAGGAGAAACCTATGGAGACGAAATATAATGCCTCGTTCATTTGAACAACAGTCCTTTTAGTGT
This genomic window contains:
- the si:ch211-91p5.3 gene encoding uncharacterized protein si:ch211-91p5.3: MDCFTRFEDDGYKNWIKTQMGLQSLKLLLQDFIENETETYHTFLRNRIKGAKCQNRCEFKKGKLNQVSPVCEHCKPWKDEILANSKGPLFWNNCKPYLWPEEKWEVAKVYMARGNDKHTSVDQFDISAFLNLMTNCNHFQWVGKNIKQTVLQVTNVRNRVMHTSSWRVKREELEVYLQRIRELGRALEGKAPNIRALDDDINQLQNIDFSLIPELTKGRAQGHTSAGDKHSENILKLQKFLGQEQQILKDQLESLSKCYEEDREKALTQEELQGLRVFLEENKDLAQSLAPQWDRLREVQKTVEQHGQQINTLTGRVDVLEQNSPDFEFGAGILMFKNHLFEETRKRGWPEPIFSERRESAGYRGIVKVNGQAFTGSTVCGSIKRAHQEVAKKALSGLPNQTADLSQPANDQVEGEASNMPPNQTADLSQLAKDQVEGEASNMPSNKLRNLSGTGSLSRDSAGLSFYGSVTVDLNHDICEEGHEGEAVKSAYMKLALLLGLQVSSGLSYKETALQYCQRRDVPLPQEISQSTGCTLKFSGPITYHDQEGSNKKKQAQQQAAKRALQVLCEFLGKSEVKEDNYIGALKELLEARGQSKPVYDVTDRRGGTGEERGAAMVETGEERGAAMVETGEERGAAMVETGEERGAAMVETGEERGAAMVETGEERGAAMVETGEERGAAMVETGEERGAAMVEETGEEERGAAMVDKEGGQMYVNHERKDEKGGASGSGERGSSGEGTGAECLQGLSSMDWTPVPMDTSKPMEVTPTQPEERSISGGRFICCVKVRIKKELAPSEASSQEGAVQEAYMSLLQALSLEQTTTPGGERQCVLEFFKQSECVPPVEESDITAERKHRCKLSIMGELSFHSPKGAAKKQHAEQYAAKEALRHLEGVLGGNSRIPDSSENYKGRLQELVTKHGGGANMIAYHTTDTSNTTAAGQVTKESRVVCGSNPRAEGSVKHAVATETTPENLDQPQDERTSKMHSNILTGMNQWLVCSGLRGVECEDLSVEQRYEWRVCVGFEGFTLQIKELFGSKKEAIRHAYLRLGLAGQICQKDEFKSKEKILTFFAKHSFSKPGETVHETKTGPSLSFSCSLTDITCVFTYCGEGSTEDAACLSAVQKALSCLCPLLGYASLAMDSVVDEHERLRTLLEKENLNPAKSVLERTWYRSSAKLKFTRYSVETKGQQSKTDTKNQLSRRLLRLLGEDTASSSVSPRNTMEEWFIKNKLEKPQFKETDGMFGTRVTFSALVHCITDADRYEETERQLVEELKKKIQYLSDGSSNP